One window of Akkermansia biwaensis genomic DNA carries:
- the metF gene encoding methylenetetrahydrofolate reductase [NAD(P)H] produces MHLKERLQSDAGPTLSFEFFPPKNEQAAAALYQTIRELEPYRPSFVSVTYGAGGSTRELTHEVVLRIQNESRIPTVPHLTCVGHSREEIWNILDRYAQAGVRAVLALRGDPPRGVEHYDRSADAFRYAADLVACIREYNESGRHPDPDGFAIGVAGFPEGHPSTPNRLREMDFLKAKVDAGADYICTQLFFDNHCFLDYRERCLLAGIKVPVLAGIMPVTSLSGMNRMAELSGGTCFPARLLKALKRAGGNAEAIQEVGIQYASSQCAELLDAGVDGIHFYTLNQSRATRQIYRNLGLRDSLQLLEHGEDK; encoded by the coding sequence GTGCACTTGAAAGAAAGATTGCAGTCGGACGCCGGTCCCACCCTGTCCTTTGAATTCTTTCCGCCCAAAAACGAACAGGCGGCAGCCGCCTTGTACCAGACTATTCGTGAACTGGAGCCCTACCGGCCCAGTTTTGTCAGCGTGACGTATGGCGCGGGCGGCTCCACCAGGGAACTGACGCATGAAGTCGTCTTGCGCATCCAGAATGAATCCCGCATTCCCACGGTGCCCCACCTCACCTGCGTAGGGCACAGCCGGGAGGAAATATGGAACATTCTGGACCGGTACGCCCAGGCGGGAGTGCGCGCGGTGCTGGCCCTGCGCGGCGATCCCCCCCGCGGCGTGGAACATTATGACCGTTCGGCGGATGCCTTCAGATATGCGGCGGATCTGGTGGCGTGTATCCGTGAATACAATGAATCCGGCCGCCATCCGGACCCGGACGGTTTTGCCATTGGCGTGGCGGGCTTCCCTGAAGGCCACCCCTCCACCCCCAACCGTCTGCGGGAAATGGACTTTCTTAAAGCCAAGGTGGACGCCGGAGCGGACTATATCTGCACCCAGCTGTTTTTTGACAACCACTGTTTCCTGGATTACCGGGAACGCTGTCTGCTGGCCGGAATCAAGGTGCCTGTTCTGGCTGGCATCATGCCCGTCACCAGCCTGTCCGGCATGAACCGCATGGCGGAACTATCCGGAGGCACCTGCTTCCCCGCCCGGCTGCTCAAGGCCCTGAAGCGCGCCGGGGGCAATGCGGAAGCCATACAGGAAGTGGGCATCCAGTATGCTTCCAGCCAATGCGCGGAACTGCTGGACGCCGGCGTGGACGGCATCCATTTTTACACGCTCAACCAGAGCCGCGCCACCCGCCAGATTTACCGGAATCTGGGGCTGAGAGATTCCCTCCAGCTCCTGGAACATGGCGAAGATAAGTAA
- a CDS encoding tetratricopeptide repeat protein, with protein MDNMPMGDGSAFAEISVGPAKHEQFLDEHYGKIALIVLLCILGAAGWIIYNGMQESMEKKAGAALVAAMPESPATGEISLNEQGLQQVMADFDDSRAAVTASYLQAVALWNAGKEEEGISKMKEFIDSAPTEEWKAQASVTLACRLMNGGKADQAASLFRSVVDSGDPTFSAFATMCLGDIARAGKDSVAAGTFYRELAEKFPSSAFVLDLQRNGYVRRKALFDVQSPVRIEPVADKK; from the coding sequence ATGGACAATATGCCCATGGGGGATGGAAGCGCTTTTGCGGAAATTTCCGTCGGACCGGCCAAACATGAGCAATTTCTGGATGAGCATTACGGCAAGATTGCCTTAATCGTGCTGCTGTGCATTCTTGGCGCCGCCGGCTGGATCATTTACAACGGCATGCAGGAATCCATGGAGAAAAAGGCTGGAGCCGCCCTGGTGGCCGCCATGCCTGAATCTCCGGCCACCGGAGAGATTTCCCTGAATGAACAGGGCCTTCAGCAGGTCATGGCTGACTTTGATGACTCGCGAGCCGCCGTCACGGCTTCCTATCTGCAGGCAGTCGCCCTGTGGAATGCCGGAAAGGAAGAGGAAGGCATCTCCAAAATGAAGGAGTTCATTGATTCCGCTCCCACGGAAGAATGGAAAGCCCAGGCATCCGTTACGCTGGCCTGCCGTCTGATGAACGGTGGTAAGGCGGACCAGGCGGCAAGCCTGTTCCGTTCCGTGGTTGATTCCGGTGATCCCACGTTTTCCGCTTTTGCCACCATGTGCCTGGGCGATATCGCCAGGGCTGGAAAGGACAGCGTTGCGGCCGGAACCTTCTACCGTGAACTGGCCGAGAAATTCCCGTCCAGTGCGTTTGTGCTCGATTTGCAGCGGAATGGCTATGTGCGCCGCAAGGCTCTTTTTGATGTCCAGAGTCCCGTAAGGATTGAGCCCGTTGCGGACAAAAAATAA
- a CDS encoding TetR/AcrR family transcriptional regulator: MTKRRSTREHLLNTGAMIASESGLRGLTVRGLSLRAGTNPGSFVYHFGNRDAFLNELLERWYEPLFTGVRTHANVHLPSLKKLEIILEDIMDFLLLHGEFIAQLVLDALAGEKEAIRFISGLHTRHPFVLLETIQAAQEEGSIVSGNPMNVLIYLVCCGGAPFILSGQLQVHDSQAARPVLELLGSILSDPDSARQRMHWALNGIREGERT, encoded by the coding sequence ATGACCAAACGGAGATCCACCAGAGAGCATTTGCTCAATACGGGAGCCATGATCGCCAGCGAATCCGGATTACGCGGCCTTACCGTACGAGGCCTGTCCCTGCGTGCAGGAACCAATCCGGGGAGTTTCGTCTATCATTTCGGAAACCGCGACGCCTTTTTGAATGAATTGCTGGAACGCTGGTATGAGCCCCTGTTTACCGGCGTCAGGACGCATGCCAATGTTCATTTGCCCTCCTTAAAAAAGCTGGAGATTATTTTAGAGGATATTATGGATTTCCTCCTTCTCCACGGAGAGTTTATCGCCCAGCTGGTGCTGGACGCCCTGGCAGGAGAAAAAGAGGCGATCCGCTTTATTTCCGGGCTGCATACGCGGCATCCTTTCGTGCTGCTGGAGACCATTCAGGCGGCCCAGGAGGAAGGGTCCATCGTGAGCGGGAATCCCATGAACGTTCTTATTTATCTGGTTTGCTGCGGCGGCGCTCCTTTCATTCTTTCCGGCCAGCTCCAGGTACACGATTCCCAGGCGGCCCGTCCCGTTCTGGAGTTACTGGGGTCCATTCTCAGTGATCCGGACAGCGCCAGACAGCGCATGCACTGGGCCCTGAACGGCATCCGCGAGGGAGAACGCACTTGA
- a CDS encoding efflux RND transporter permease subunit, whose protein sequence is MNFLISFCLNNRITVILLTLALAVISIFVVKNIPVDVFPELKVPRVTIQTEAPGLTAEEVEQYITIPIESAMNGTAGVKGVRSSSGSGLSFVWVDFDWDKDIYQARQIVAERLAAVRDTLPENTSPELAPIVSVTGEIMLIALTGDKDTSTLDMRQLAEYKLRTRLLAIPGVGQVTVLGGRLPEYQVVYNPNRLKLAGVDLSNLKTAIEESQSSVPAGYLEDVAGQELPIQQDTRTANIEQLNRALVPGHPSGILRLQDVAEVKIDGAPRRGDAGFMGEDAVVLSVQKVPGANTLALTQAVDAAMKEFSQSQLPKGMKLHTSAYRQADFIEMSLENGTETLLIAGAVVMIVIFLTLLNLRTAIITLISMPLSVLFGMMMFPVFGLAINIMTLGGLAVAVGDVVDNAIIFVEIAWRHLNRNAALPEEQRKSKYEVLMEAKGEIVGSISFSSVIILLVFTPVLFLSGLEGQFFRPLGISYMLALLSSLIVAVTITPVLCYMWFKKSKNAATLESGDSFSSRLIKRIYTPVLEFCLRFSKTVCAIMAAITLLALWLGSTFGTSFLPPFNEDCYTVFVSTVPGTSLDETERISRKVMKDIEHIPGVLSVTQRTGRAENDEHAEPVSASELLVRVDLNKDQKELRAAIKKCIDDIPGTSSMIGYPLAHRISSALSGSNSEIAINIYGTELPQLRLAAQKAKEILASLPEVADARANREIMVDTIRVQYDQEALASHGLTMANAAEQVSTAMNGQKLGEVIKNQDHWNIVLRIDPKLKTSMEDVKSLELISPDKKTVRLDDVAQVYREEVSNLILRDNTMRKAMISCNPSPNSNLGDLAKACREKLDPVMNAMGCTVDYDGTIKARESASERLYVLGAIVMVLIVLLLSSALGSVRRAMLTLVNIPLCLVGGIVAVFLASPGTLSSLFGATYIPPILSVASIVGFVTVIGFAIRSGLILLNRYRALEHRGMEPVEAIREGSRERVVPIIMTSLTTVLGLLPLIWAIDKPGGELLGPLAIVQFGGLVSATILNLLIIPATAKLFSRWISARRKELESKS, encoded by the coding sequence ATGAATTTTCTCATTTCATTCTGCCTGAATAACAGAATCACCGTGATTCTGCTGACGCTCGCCCTGGCGGTGATCAGCATTTTCGTGGTGAAGAATATTCCGGTGGACGTGTTCCCGGAGTTGAAGGTGCCGCGCGTCACCATCCAGACGGAAGCCCCCGGCCTGACGGCGGAGGAAGTGGAGCAGTATATCACCATTCCCATTGAGTCCGCCATGAACGGCACGGCCGGGGTGAAGGGGGTGCGCTCTTCATCCGGCAGCGGCCTTTCCTTCGTGTGGGTGGATTTCGACTGGGACAAGGATATTTACCAGGCGCGCCAGATCGTGGCGGAACGTCTGGCCGCGGTTCGGGACACCCTGCCGGAGAATACATCCCCGGAACTGGCCCCCATCGTTTCCGTGACGGGGGAGATTATGCTGATTGCCCTGACGGGGGACAAGGATACTTCCACGCTGGATATGCGGCAGCTTGCGGAGTACAAGCTGCGCACGCGCCTGCTGGCTATTCCCGGCGTGGGCCAGGTGACGGTGCTGGGCGGCCGCCTGCCGGAATACCAGGTGGTTTACAACCCCAACAGACTGAAGCTGGCCGGGGTTGATCTTTCCAACCTGAAAACGGCCATTGAAGAGTCGCAGTCTTCCGTGCCCGCCGGGTATCTGGAAGACGTGGCCGGGCAGGAGCTTCCCATTCAGCAGGATACCCGCACGGCCAATATCGAACAGCTCAACCGCGCCCTGGTTCCGGGGCATCCTTCCGGCATTCTACGACTTCAGGACGTGGCAGAGGTGAAGATCGACGGAGCTCCGCGGCGCGGCGACGCCGGATTCATGGGAGAGGATGCCGTGGTGCTTTCCGTGCAGAAGGTGCCCGGAGCCAATACGCTGGCACTGACGCAAGCCGTGGATGCGGCCATGAAGGAGTTCAGCCAGAGCCAGCTTCCCAAGGGAATGAAGCTGCACACCAGCGCGTACCGCCAGGCGGATTTCATCGAGATGTCCCTGGAGAATGGCACGGAAACGCTGCTCATAGCGGGCGCCGTCGTCATGATCGTGATTTTCCTGACTCTGCTGAACCTGCGGACGGCGATTATTACGCTGATTTCCATGCCCCTGTCCGTCCTGTTCGGGATGATGATGTTTCCGGTTTTCGGGCTGGCGATCAATATCATGACGCTGGGCGGCCTGGCCGTGGCCGTGGGGGATGTGGTGGATAACGCCATCATTTTCGTGGAAATAGCGTGGCGGCATTTGAACCGGAACGCCGCCCTGCCTGAAGAACAGCGAAAGAGCAAGTATGAAGTGCTGATGGAGGCCAAGGGAGAGATCGTGGGGTCCATTTCCTTCTCCTCCGTGATCATCCTGCTGGTGTTTACCCCGGTTCTTTTCCTGTCCGGGCTGGAAGGCCAGTTTTTCCGCCCCCTGGGCATTTCCTACATGCTGGCCCTGCTTTCCTCCCTCATCGTAGCCGTCACCATCACGCCGGTGCTGTGCTACATGTGGTTCAAGAAGAGCAAGAACGCCGCTACCCTGGAGAGCGGGGATTCCTTCAGCTCCCGCCTCATCAAGCGCATTTACACGCCCGTACTGGAGTTCTGCCTGCGTTTTTCCAAGACGGTCTGCGCCATCATGGCGGCCATCACCCTGCTGGCCCTGTGGCTGGGCTCCACTTTCGGCACGAGCTTCCTGCCTCCGTTTAACGAAGATTGCTATACGGTGTTCGTCAGCACGGTGCCGGGAACGTCCCTGGACGAAACGGAGCGCATTTCCCGCAAGGTGATGAAGGATATAGAACACATCCCCGGCGTGCTGAGCGTTACCCAGCGCACGGGGCGTGCTGAGAACGACGAGCACGCGGAACCTGTCAGCGCCTCCGAGCTGCTTGTCCGGGTGGACCTGAACAAGGACCAGAAGGAATTGCGCGCCGCCATCAAGAAGTGCATTGACGATATTCCCGGTACCAGTTCCATGATCGGCTACCCGCTGGCCCACCGCATCAGTTCCGCCTTGTCCGGTTCCAATTCCGAAATCGCGATCAACATTTACGGAACGGAACTGCCCCAGCTACGGCTGGCGGCACAGAAGGCCAAGGAGATTTTGGCTTCCCTGCCGGAAGTGGCCGACGCACGCGCCAACCGGGAGATTATGGTGGATACCATTCGCGTGCAGTACGACCAGGAGGCCCTGGCCTCCCACGGCCTGACCATGGCCAATGCCGCGGAACAGGTTTCCACAGCCATGAACGGCCAGAAGCTGGGAGAGGTGATCAAGAATCAGGATCACTGGAATATCGTTCTCCGCATCGACCCCAAGCTGAAGACGTCCATGGAGGATGTCAAGAGTCTGGAACTTATTTCCCCGGACAAAAAGACCGTGCGCCTGGACGACGTGGCCCAGGTGTACCGGGAGGAGGTTTCCAACCTGATTCTGAGAGACAATACGATGCGGAAAGCCATGATTTCCTGCAATCCCTCCCCCAATTCCAATCTGGGGGATCTGGCGAAGGCATGCCGGGAGAAGCTGGACCCGGTCATGAACGCCATGGGCTGCACCGTTGATTATGACGGCACCATCAAGGCGAGGGAGTCGGCCTCCGAACGGCTTTACGTGCTGGGAGCCATCGTGATGGTGCTGATCGTGCTGCTCCTGTCCTCCGCCCTGGGAAGCGTGCGCCGCGCCATGCTGACGCTGGTGAATATTCCTCTGTGCCTGGTGGGCGGCATTGTGGCCGTTTTCCTGGCGTCTCCGGGCACCCTGTCCTCCCTGTTCGGCGCCACGTATATTCCGCCCATTCTGTCCGTGGCTTCCATCGTCGGGTTCGTGACCGTCATCGGCTTTGCCATCCGCAGCGGCCTGATTCTGCTCAACAGGTACCGGGCCCTGGAACACAGGGGAATGGAGCCTGTGGAAGCCATCCGGGAAGGATCGCGTGAGCGCGTGGTTCCCATCATCATGACATCCCTGACCACGGTTCTGGGCCTGCTGCCGCTGATCTGGGCCATTGACAAGCCCGGGGGTGAACTGCTCGGCCCCCTGGCCATCGTGCAGTTCGGCGGACTGGTCTCAGCCACCATCCTGAACCTGCTCATTATTCCGGCTACGGCCAAATTGTTTTCCCGCTGGATTTCGGCCCGAAGGAAAGAACTGGAATCCAAGTCCTGA
- a CDS encoding TolC family protein: MKSIPFYSGLGLLALLASCSVYKNAPIDLNAEEAAWRQESGAIGRNTAVTQVQARQIGLILNPDLNKARLKLASSKEAAKQAGWWNDPSFSWDIEQVLQENTLNMSGSLGFTIPVTGLPALEKKVAEQYKEADFWMLRQAELDFLRSLDQAWSKLAVTQRRKSVIQDRLAVLKKENGMIEKLIGAGEVEFSSRQVASQRMNDAIREFQNVTEAELEQQMELVKLMGMHPSSAPRLRFLTGQGFSLPAAVAAPSPAALMESPKVKAQMATYATTETLLKTEIRRQYPELELGPSFTRDDEEKEVGGEIGFNIPLWNRNRKAIAEARGVRNTARLETVQLWKTELFNARQLEATQQMVIRHCRTELQRMESFSSSVQTMEKLHGIGEASLLELAENRHQLYESRLAFLDSLDKLLGIQAQLRYITHANLQSK; the protein is encoded by the coding sequence ATGAAATCCATACCATTTTATTCCGGGCTGGGCCTGCTGGCTCTCCTGGCATCATGCAGCGTTTACAAGAACGCCCCCATTGACCTGAACGCAGAGGAAGCCGCGTGGAGACAGGAGTCCGGGGCCATCGGCCGCAATACTGCCGTCACCCAGGTCCAGGCGCGCCAGATAGGCCTGATTCTGAATCCGGACCTGAACAAGGCGCGCCTGAAGCTGGCTTCCAGCAAGGAGGCAGCCAAACAAGCGGGCTGGTGGAATGATCCCTCCTTTTCCTGGGACATTGAACAAGTCCTGCAGGAGAATACGCTCAACATGTCCGGCAGCCTGGGCTTCACGATTCCCGTAACTGGCCTTCCCGCCCTGGAGAAGAAGGTGGCGGAACAGTACAAGGAAGCGGATTTCTGGATGCTGCGGCAGGCGGAACTGGATTTTCTCCGTTCCCTGGACCAGGCCTGGAGCAAGCTGGCCGTTACGCAACGCCGCAAGTCCGTGATTCAGGACCGCCTGGCCGTGCTGAAGAAGGAGAACGGCATGATCGAAAAGCTGATCGGCGCGGGAGAAGTTGAGTTTTCCTCACGCCAGGTGGCCTCCCAGCGCATGAACGACGCCATCCGGGAATTCCAGAATGTCACGGAGGCGGAACTGGAGCAGCAGATGGAACTGGTCAAGCTGATGGGCATGCACCCTTCCAGCGCTCCAAGGCTCCGCTTCCTCACCGGACAGGGCTTCAGCCTTCCCGCCGCCGTAGCCGCCCCGTCTCCCGCCGCACTGATGGAGTCTCCCAAGGTAAAAGCCCAAATGGCCACTTATGCCACTACGGAAACCCTGCTAAAGACGGAAATCCGCAGGCAGTATCCGGAACTGGAACTGGGGCCGTCCTTCACCCGCGACGATGAGGAGAAGGAAGTAGGAGGGGAAATAGGTTTCAATATTCCCCTCTGGAACCGCAACCGCAAGGCCATTGCGGAGGCGCGCGGCGTACGGAATACGGCCCGTCTGGAAACCGTCCAGCTTTGGAAAACGGAGTTGTTCAATGCCCGCCAGCTTGAGGCCACCCAGCAGATGGTGATCCGCCACTGCCGGACGGAGCTTCAGCGCATGGAGTCCTTTTCTTCTTCCGTCCAGACCATGGAGAAGCTGCACGGCATTGGGGAAGCCTCTCTGCTGGAACTGGCGGAAAACCGCCACCAGCTTTACGAAAGCCGCCTGGCATTCCTGGATAGTCTGGACAAGCTGCTGGGTATTCAGGCACAGCTGCGCTACATCACCCACGCCAATCTTCAATCAAAATAG